A stretch of the Rhizobium sullae genome encodes the following:
- a CDS encoding ABC transporter ATP-binding protein → MLLSLRNVSKSYVTAEGPLEILKGIDLDLNAGESVALTGESGSGKSTLLHLVGGLDYPDGGQVLSAGRDIAALDDRGRAEYRRTAVGLVFQHFNLIPSLDVAANISFHAKLAGRHNPAWERQLVENLGIQALLARYPEQLSGGQQQRVAIGRTLAARPPLVLADEPTGNLDEATGDAVLAIMLSLTKSAGAALLMVTHSSRLAQKLNRNVHLSGGKIA, encoded by the coding sequence ATGCTGCTCTCGCTCCGCAATGTCAGCAAATCCTATGTGACCGCAGAAGGACCTCTTGAGATCCTGAAAGGCATCGATTTGGATCTCAACGCAGGCGAAAGCGTCGCACTGACGGGAGAGTCCGGAAGCGGAAAGAGCACCCTGCTTCACCTTGTCGGCGGGCTTGACTATCCCGATGGCGGGCAGGTCCTTTCAGCCGGCCGAGATATTGCCGCGCTGGATGATCGGGGAAGGGCCGAGTATCGACGTACGGCGGTCGGGTTGGTGTTTCAGCATTTCAACCTCATTCCGTCGCTCGATGTCGCGGCCAACATTTCCTTTCATGCAAAGCTTGCCGGGCGGCACAATCCTGCCTGGGAGCGGCAGCTCGTGGAAAATCTTGGCATCCAGGCGCTTCTTGCCCGATACCCCGAGCAGCTTTCCGGAGGCCAGCAGCAGAGGGTGGCGATTGGCAGAACGCTTGCCGCGCGCCCGCCCCTGGTTCTCGCCGACGAACCGACAGGCAATCTCGACGAAGCGACTGGGGATGCCGTGCTCGCCATCATGCTGTCGCTGACGAAGAGTGCAGGTGCTGCGCTTTTGATGGTGACGCATTCTTCGAGGCTGGCGCAGAAGCTCAACCGTAACGTTCATCTCAGCGGCGGAAAGATCGCCTGA
- a CDS encoding ABC transporter permease: MLWTAATALLSHWRRRPLQLVTLILGLSLATALWSGVQAINAEARASYARAAAVLDQNELTQLVPNKGNSIPLTTYAKLRRAGWNVSPIIEGDHRFGNVRVRLIGGDPLTMPAQARGFETGGSNDLSAFIADPGVLVVSKATALNLKGHTEMQLKVSPDLPDGAAFTDIAVAEHILDRRGELSRLVVAPEQWPNLPSLDILAPEIAIKPPGDRPDVAQLTDSFHLNLTAFGFLAFAVGLFIVYATIGLAFEQRRATFRTLRSLGLSMSSLNFLLMTELLALAFLSGLVGVVIGYFVASLLLPGVAATLQGLYGAASVPGTLTVRPEWWATGLGIAIAGTIVSSAQSLWRVHRMPLLAAAQPRAWARATAIGIRLQLLGGLGLLITSGALASVGHGLVAGFAVLACLLLGAALMLPAVLSACLAVMQRNSSRVLVTWFWADTRQQLPGLSLALMALLLALAANVGVGTMVSSFRLTFIGWLDQRLAAELYVAARDENEAARLRGWLLAHSTSVLPIWSVEGEVLGDRLQIFGAAAGDPTYRDNWRLLSGTIDVWDRVAAGQGALVNEQLWRRNGLNIGDSLALPGDWKLPVVGVYSDYGNPKGQVFVGIDALTAHYPDVPKLRYGVRVPPTDAPSLKERLTTEFGLPSENVIDQASLKRQSQAVFDQTFAVTGVLNLFTLGVAGFAMFSSLLTLSGIRLPQLAPVWAMGIRRRDLALLEVLRTLALWLATFVAAVPVGLALAWVLLSIVNVEAFGWRLPMRIFPMDWLVLGSVALAAAIVSVFIPLRRLATIGPSDLLRVFANER; encoded by the coding sequence ATGCTCTGGACCGCCGCAACGGCTCTCCTTTCGCATTGGCGGCGCCGGCCTCTTCAGCTTGTTACCCTCATCCTCGGCCTTTCGTTGGCCACCGCGCTCTGGTCGGGTGTCCAGGCGATAAACGCAGAGGCGCGGGCGAGTTATGCGCGGGCAGCCGCAGTGCTTGACCAGAACGAGCTGACTCAACTCGTGCCGAATAAGGGCAATTCCATTCCCCTAACAACATATGCCAAATTGAGAAGGGCAGGCTGGAATGTCTCGCCCATTATCGAAGGCGACCATCGCTTTGGGAATGTCCGTGTGCGGCTTATCGGCGGTGATCCGCTGACGATGCCTGCGCAGGCGCGAGGCTTCGAAACCGGAGGATCCAATGATCTGTCAGCCTTCATCGCGGATCCGGGTGTCCTCGTGGTTTCCAAGGCGACTGCCCTCAACCTTAAGGGCCATACCGAGATGCAGCTCAAGGTATCGCCGGACCTGCCGGACGGTGCCGCGTTCACCGACATCGCCGTAGCTGAGCACATCCTCGACAGACGCGGTGAGCTGAGCCGTCTCGTCGTTGCGCCGGAACAGTGGCCGAACCTGCCTTCGCTCGACATTCTCGCACCCGAGATCGCAATAAAGCCGCCGGGCGACCGACCGGATGTCGCCCAGCTGACCGACAGCTTCCACCTCAACCTGACGGCGTTTGGGTTTCTCGCTTTTGCCGTCGGTCTGTTCATTGTCTATGCCACGATCGGCCTGGCGTTCGAGCAGCGCAGAGCGACCTTTCGGACCTTACGCTCTCTCGGGCTTTCCATGTCGTCGCTGAACTTCCTGCTGATGACGGAGCTTCTGGCGCTGGCCTTCCTTTCCGGGCTCGTCGGCGTCGTGATCGGGTATTTCGTGGCCTCCCTGTTGCTGCCGGGTGTGGCGGCAACCCTGCAGGGGCTCTACGGGGCGGCGAGTGTCCCGGGCACGCTGACCGTTCGACCGGAATGGTGGGCAACAGGGCTGGGAATAGCGATTGCCGGGACCATCGTCTCGTCGGCCCAAAGCCTCTGGCGGGTCCACCGCATGCCGTTGCTGGCTGCAGCGCAACCTCGTGCCTGGGCGCGTGCGACGGCAATCGGTATCCGACTGCAGCTTTTAGGCGGACTGGGTCTACTGATCACCTCGGGCGCTTTGGCAAGTGTCGGACATGGGCTGGTGGCGGGCTTCGCGGTTCTGGCTTGCCTGTTACTCGGAGCGGCCCTGATGCTGCCGGCAGTGCTGTCCGCGTGTCTTGCTGTCATGCAAAGAAACTCGTCGCGCGTGCTCGTCACGTGGTTCTGGGCCGATACGCGGCAGCAGCTGCCTGGGCTCAGCCTGGCTCTGATGGCGCTGTTGCTGGCTTTGGCCGCCAATGTCGGTGTCGGCACGATGGTCTCAAGCTTCCGGCTGACGTTCATCGGTTGGCTCGACCAACGGCTGGCGGCCGAGCTTTATGTCGCGGCACGAGACGAGAACGAAGCGGCGCGACTGCGAGGATGGCTGCTGGCTCATTCGACATCGGTTCTTCCCATCTGGAGCGTCGAGGGTGAGGTGCTCGGAGACAGGCTGCAGATCTTCGGCGCGGCAGCAGGCGATCCGACCTATCGGGACAACTGGCGGCTCCTTTCGGGAACCATCGATGTCTGGGACCGGGTCGCCGCGGGGCAGGGGGCGCTCGTCAACGAGCAGCTTTGGCGTCGCAACGGGCTTAACATCGGAGATAGTCTGGCCTTACCCGGTGATTGGAAACTCCCCGTCGTCGGGGTCTATTCCGACTACGGCAATCCAAAAGGACAGGTCTTCGTCGGCATCGATGCCCTGACGGCACATTATCCTGACGTTCCAAAGCTGAGATATGGCGTGCGTGTTCCTCCGACCGACGCCCCGTCGCTGAAGGAACGCCTGACGACCGAATTCGGTCTGCCGTCCGAAAACGTAATCGACCAGGCCTCCTTGAAGCGGCAATCGCAGGCAGTCTTCGACCAGACGTTTGCTGTGACCGGAGTGCTCAATCTCTTCACCCTCGGCGTCGCAGGTTTTGCGATGTTTTCCAGCCTGCTCACCTTATCAGGCATTCGACTGCCTCAACTTGCCCCCGTCTGGGCGATGGGGATCAGGCGGCGCGATCTTGCCCTGCTCGAAGTGCTGCGCACGCTCGCGCTGTGGCTCGCGACCTTCGTTGCCGCCGTTCCTGTCGGCCTTGCGCTTGCCTGGGTGCTGCTGTCGATCGTCAATGTCGAGGCTTTCGGGTGGCGGCTGCCGATGCGGATTTTTCCGATGGACTGGCTCGTCCTGGGATCGGTGGCGCTAGCTGCGGCGATCGTGTCTGTCTTTATTCCGCTCCGACGGCTGGCGACGATCGGGCCATCGGATTTGCTGAGGGTGTTTGCCAATGAACGCTAG
- a CDS encoding DUF1127 domain-containing protein has protein sequence MNVARSFNNWRKFRQTVAELGRMSSRELQDLGIDRADIRSIARGSLAK, from the coding sequence ATGAACGTCGCACGCTCTTTCAACAACTGGCGCAAGTTCCGTCAGACCGTTGCCGAACTTGGCCGCATGTCCAGCCGTGAACTGCAGGACCTCGGTATCGACCGCGCCGACATCCGCAGCATTGCCCGGGGATCGCTCGCTAAATAG
- a CDS encoding L-idonate 5-dehydrogenase, which produces MKAIVVHGPKDLRIEERPIEAPGLGEVRLRLAAGGICGSDLHYYNHGGFGAVRLREPMILGHEVSAYVEALGAGVDGLKPGQLVAVSPSRPCRSCLYCQEGLHNQCLNMRFYGSAMPFPHIQGAFREVLVADAVQCVPADGLTAGEAAMAEPLAVTLHATRRAGEILGKRVLVTGCGPIGLLSIIAARRAGAAEIVATDLSDFTLSLARKAGADRTINMRSEPDALSPYTAHKGSFDILYECSGAAPALVAGIAALRPRAVIIQLGLGGDMNLPMMAITAKELDLRGSFRFHEEFATGVVLMQKGLIDVKPLITHTLPLSDAEAAFELATDRSQAMKTQIAFS; this is translated from the coding sequence ATGAAAGCTATCGTCGTTCACGGTCCCAAAGACCTGCGCATCGAGGAGCGCCCGATCGAAGCGCCAGGACTAGGAGAAGTGCGCCTGCGCCTTGCGGCCGGCGGCATCTGCGGCAGCGATCTGCACTATTATAACCACGGCGGTTTCGGTGCCGTCAGGCTGCGTGAGCCGATGATCCTGGGGCACGAGGTCTCCGCGTATGTGGAGGCCCTCGGCGCGGGTGTCGACGGATTGAAACCGGGCCAACTCGTAGCTGTTTCACCGTCCCGACCGTGCCGATCCTGCCTTTATTGCCAGGAAGGACTGCATAACCAATGCCTCAATATGCGGTTTTACGGCAGTGCCATGCCCTTCCCGCATATCCAGGGGGCTTTCCGCGAGGTTCTTGTCGCCGATGCCGTTCAGTGCGTGCCGGCCGATGGTCTTACCGCAGGCGAGGCGGCGATGGCTGAACCCCTGGCTGTTACTCTGCATGCGACCCGCAGGGCGGGAGAAATATTGGGTAAACGGGTTCTGGTGACCGGCTGCGGGCCAATCGGCCTTCTGTCGATCATTGCCGCCCGGCGTGCCGGGGCCGCCGAAATCGTTGCAACGGATCTTTCGGATTTCACCCTCTCGCTGGCACGCAAGGCCGGCGCGGACCGGACGATCAATATGCGTAGCGAACCGGATGCGCTTTCCCCCTATACAGCCCATAAGGGTTCATTCGACATACTATACGAATGCTCTGGTGCAGCGCCTGCGCTGGTCGCCGGCATCGCTGCTCTTCGCCCACGCGCCGTGATCATACAGCTTGGCCTTGGTGGAGACATGAACCTTCCGATGATGGCGATCACGGCCAAGGAACTGGACCTGCGCGGTTCCTTCCGCTTTCACGAGGAGTTCGCGACCGGCGTCGTGTTGATGCAAAAGGGCCTGATCGATGTGAAGCCGCTGATTACCCACACGCTGCCTCTATCGGACGCTGAGGCGGCTTTCGAACTGGCGACTGACCGGAGCCAGGCGATGAAGACGCAGATTGCCTTTAGTTGA
- a CDS encoding lipocalin-like domain-containing protein — protein sequence MNARPLLAAFVAAATAISVPAAAISQGFAGLGSTAEGFAVPRPGMQLRFPADHGPHPEFRIEWWYITANLQGEDGTQFGVQWTLFRSALAPKTESGWSDPQVWMGHAAITTKDRHLAAEKFARGGVGQAGVVAVPFFAWIDDWEMKGLLKSGVDQLDKVSLHATGKDFGYTLQLSANGPLVLQGEQGYSVKSANGQASYYYSQPFYDVSGSLDVAGKTVLVSGKAWLDREWSSQPLAKDQTGWEWFSLHLDSGEKVMAFRLRDGSGGYRSANWIAPDGKPTPLPPGSLEISPVRTARVGDRNVPVAWRVRIPERGLDVTTSPLNDQAWMATTTPYWEGPITFSGSTGGHGYLEMTGY from the coding sequence ATGAACGCTAGACCTCTTCTGGCTGCCTTTGTTGCCGCAGCCACGGCAATCTCCGTTCCTGCCGCCGCTATTTCGCAAGGATTTGCCGGACTGGGCTCGACCGCCGAGGGCTTCGCTGTTCCACGCCCCGGCATGCAACTCCGCTTTCCGGCAGATCACGGCCCCCATCCCGAATTCCGGATCGAATGGTGGTACATTACTGCAAATCTTCAGGGTGAGGACGGGACGCAGTTCGGCGTACAATGGACGCTTTTCCGCTCCGCGCTCGCGCCGAAGACCGAGAGCGGTTGGTCCGATCCTCAAGTCTGGATGGGCCATGCTGCGATCACCACGAAGGATCGGCATCTCGCGGCCGAAAAATTCGCCCGCGGCGGGGTCGGCCAAGCAGGTGTCGTCGCCGTACCCTTTTTTGCCTGGATTGACGATTGGGAAATGAAAGGCCTGCTGAAATCGGGCGTCGACCAGCTGGACAAGGTCAGCCTGCATGCAACCGGAAAGGATTTTGGCTATACGCTCCAGCTGTCCGCCAACGGTCCTCTCGTGCTGCAGGGCGAGCAGGGCTATTCTGTGAAATCGGCAAATGGACAGGCGAGCTACTATTACTCGCAACCGTTCTATGATGTCTCAGGATCTCTCGACGTCGCCGGAAAGACCGTTCTGGTCAGCGGCAAGGCATGGCTTGATCGGGAATGGTCTTCACAGCCTCTCGCAAAGGACCAGACCGGATGGGAGTGGTTTTCGCTCCATCTCGATTCCGGTGAGAAGGTCATGGCGTTTCGGCTTCGCGACGGCAGCGGTGGCTACAGATCGGCGAATTGGATTGCGCCGGACGGCAAACCGACGCCTCTGCCGCCTGGATCACTGGAGATATCCCCCGTGCGCACAGCACGCGTCGGCGACCGGAACGTCCCTGTTGCATGGCGTGTCCGGATCCCCGAGCGCGGCCTCGACGTCACGACCAGCCCTTTGAACGACCAGGCATGGATGGCGACCACCACGCCTTATTGGGAAGGCCCAATTACCTTCAGTGGAAGTACCGGGGGGCATGGTTATTTGGAAATGACGGGATATTAA